The Arachis hypogaea cultivar Tifrunner chromosome 19, arahy.Tifrunner.gnm2.J5K5, whole genome shotgun sequence genome has a window encoding:
- the LOC112779056 gene encoding protein DMP2-like: protein MTHILHVPNIFQSPVLVEMNTSTSQDMIVHYENSEDDYYYDLDDDYETDESHYFYVINAILSGTARLNVLLPTATILAFSIFAPILTDDGECGTLNRWLTAIFLAILAVSCIFFTCTDSFRTATGRLYYGVATFRGIWTFNGGRKKPCVPSDYRLRWGDLFHASLSLVSFLAFAGLHFDVVKCYYPGLPRKVTNTVPLVVGFVVSVLFVVFPSKRRGIGYPFLLQRDSLYSRR, encoded by the coding sequence ATGACTCACATTCTTCATGTCCCAAACATCTTCCAGAGCCCGGTTTTAGTGGAGATGAACACCTCAACCAGCCAAGACATGATTGTTCACTATGAAAACAGTGAGGATGATTATTATTATGAtcttgatgatgattatgaaacTGATGAATCTCACTATTTCTATGTTATCAATGCAATACTAAGTGGAACTGCTAGGTTGAATGTTCTCTTGCCCACAGCCACCATCCTTGCCTTCAGCATTTTTGCACCTATCCTGACAGACGACGGTGAATGCGGCACGCTGAACCGCTGGTTGACAGCAATCTTCCTGGCTATCTTGGCAGTGTCTTGCATCTTCTTCACATGCACCGACAGCTTTAGAACAGCCACCGGGCGGTTGTACTATGGGGTGGCAACATTTAGAGGGATCTGGACTTTCAATGGAGGCAGGAAGAAGCCATGTGTGCCATCGGATTACAGACTAAGATGGGGTGATCTTTTCCATGCATCACTATCCCTAGTCTCTTTTCTTGCCTTTGCAGGATTACACTTTGATGTTGTTAAGTGTTACTATCCGGGACTGCCTAGAAAGGTGACCAACACTGTTCCTCTTGTGGTTGGTTTTGTAGTGAGTGTCTTATTTGTTGTGTTTCCTTCAAAGAGAAGAGGAATCGGTTATCCTTTCTTGCTGCAAAGGGATTCCTTGTACTCTAGACGTTGA
- the LOC140182405 gene encoding serine/threonine-protein phosphatase 7 long form homolog: protein MLLDDRYVPYLQMAGLYHLARLNDRWFRLDEALDVAYQLGLPVDGRYVSGCLSEFQIYIEGGHPAWVWFEELLGVVPPPSQVQKYAINCSWFQETFGECPEGADEDTVRRYARAYIMMLLGTQLFADKSGNRIHIKWLPFVARLEEMGTYSWGSAALAWLYRCMYRVANRNVIKLAGPLQLLQSWIFWWSGYIPSNSEKGPRVQMWRLWIDRLQDREFIWMPYSSPDILQVVHPEVLEPRHMVLWRSVTSLIYFAVIEWHQIDRVLPQFGGVQPRPHPALNIDFLMSKDGRGGDRWFLSHLQKWHLYWDSRTESVLRFDVVADPGPSHEFLEWWSQHRKRFLSPDPQLGDPRAVAIPVEASQRGAGRVPEMDRPDDVPDRKRFLSPMGVVNAN from the exons atgctcctcgatgacagatacgttccgtACCTGCAGATGGCAGGTCTTtaccatcttgcaaggctgaacgatagatggttccggTTGGACGAGGCCCTT gacgtggcataccagctggGTTTGCCAGTGGACGGGCGTTACGTCAGCGGCTGCCTATCAGAGTTCCAGATATACATCGAGGGTGGCCATCCAGCCTGGGTTTGGTTCGAGGAGTTGCTTGGAGTGGTACCTCCTCCTagccaggttcagaagtacgcGATCAACTGCAGCTGGTTTCAAGAGACTTTTGGTGAGTGCCCGGAGGGAGCTGATGAGGATACTGTGCGTCGATATGCCCGTGCatacatcatgatgttgttgggcacgcAGCTTTTTGCGGACAAGTCCGGAAACCGCATTCACATCAAATGGCTTCCGTTTGTAGCTAGGCTGGAGGAGATGGGGACCTACAGCTGGGGTTCTGCAGCACtggcatggttgtaccggtgcatgtacCGAGTGGCGAACAGAAATGTTATCAAGCTAGCGGGCCCACTTCAGCTACTTCAGTCATGGATTTTCTG gtggtcaggttacaTCCCTTCCAATAGCGAGAAGGGTCCTAGAGTTCAGATGTGGAGGCTCTGGATAGACCGGTTGCAGGATAGAGAG TTTATCTGGATGCCGTACAGCAGCCCCGACATACTTCAGGTCGTGCATCCCGAGGTTTTGGAGCCTCGGCATATGGTGCTGTGGCGGTCTGTTACATCGCTTATCTACTTTGCcgtcatagagtggcatcagatagatAGGGTTCTTCCGCAATTTGGAGGGGTGCAGCCCCGTCCACAtcccgccctgaacatcgactttctgatgtcgaAGGACGGCAGAGGCGGCGATCGATGGTTCCTGTCCCATTTGCAGAAGTGGCATCTCTATTGGGACTCCCGTACGGAGAGCGTGCTGAGGTTCGATGTTGTTGCTGACCCTGGTCCGTCGCATGAGTTCTTGGAGTGGTGGAGTCAGCACAGGAAGAGGTTCTTGTCTCCGGATCCGCAGTTGGGCGATCCGAGAGCCGTTGCTATTCCTGTTGAGGCCTCACAGCGGGGAGCTGGGCGAGTTCCTGAGATGGATCGTCCTGACGACGTGCCGGACAGGAAGAGGTTCTTGTCTCCG ATGGGTGTCGTCAATGCTAACTAG
- the LOC112775482 gene encoding probable arabinosyltransferase ARAD1, with protein MPLVLKNNHGSSISSASKLFLVFTLLSLLSILLFLTSSSPSTTLTATSQRTLSLPSTTSFINVMVADLPRSLNYGLLNNYWSLSSDSRLGSDADREIRSKQLRAKTLDFPPYPENPLIKQYSAEYWIMGDLMTPYENRSGSFARRVFDARDADVIFVPFFATISAEMQLGIAKGLFRKKDVANEDYGRQREVLDFLKKTEAWKRSGGRDHVFVLTDPVAMWHVKDEISPAILLVVDFGGWYRLDSKSSNCSSSEMIQHTQVSVIKDVIVPYTHLLPRLQLSENQERHSLLYFKGAKHRHRGGLVREKLWDLLVNEPGVIIEEGFPNATGREQSIRGMRSSEFCLHPAGDTPTSCRLFDAIQSLCIPVIVSDNIELPFEGTVDYTEFSVFVAVADALKPSWLVNHLKSFSKQQKDRFRQNMAQVQPIFVYDNGHPGGIGPIPLDGAVNHIWKKVHEKLPIIKEAIIREKRKPIGVLVPRRCQCT; from the exons ATGCCTCTGGTTCTGAAGAACAACCATGGCAGCTCCATATCCTCTGCTTCAAAACTCTTCCTTGTCTTCACACTCCTCTCCCTTCTCTCCATCCTTCTCTTCCTCACCTCCTCCTCCCCCTCCACCACTCTCACCGCCACTTCACAGCGCACTCTCTCTCTTCCATCCACCACTTCATTCATCAATGTCATGGTCGCTGACCTCCCCAGATCCCTCAACTACGGCCTCCTCAACAATTATTGGTCCCTCAGCTCCGATTCCCGACTCGGCAGCGACGCGGATCGCGAAATCCGATCGAAACAGCTTCGCGCCAAAACCCTAGACTTCCCACCGTACCCTGAGAACCCACTGATCAAGCAGTACAGTGCCGAGTACTGGATCATGGGGGATCTCATGACGCCCTATGAGAATCGATCCGGGTCCTTTGCAAGACGCGTTTTTGACGCACGTGATGCCGACGTCATCTTCGTCCCCTTCTTCGCCACCATCAGCGCTGAGATGCAGCTTGGGATTGCTAAAGGGTTGTTCAGGAAGAAGGACGTTGCCAATGAGGATTATGGGAGGCAGAGGGAAGTCTTGGATTTTCTTAAAAAAACCGAAGCTTGGAAGCGTTCTGGTGGAAGAGATCACGTGTTTGTGCTCACCG ACCCAGTTGCAATGTGGCATGTTAAGGATGAAATTTCCCCAGCTATTCTCCTTGTGGTGGACTTTGGTGGTTGGTACAGACTTGACTCGAAGTCATCTAATTGTAGCTCGTCTGAAATGATTCAACACACCCAAGTTTCTGTAATTAAAGATGTTATTGTGCCGTACACACATCTACTTCCGAGGTTGCAGCTGTCAGAAAACCAGGAGCGCCATAGCCTTTTGTATTTCAAAGGAGCAAAACATAGGCACCGG GGTGGCTTAGTTAGAGAGAAGTTATGGGATCTATTGGTTAATGAGCCTGGTGTTATAATAGAGGAAGGCTTCCCGAATGCCACTGGGCGAGAGCAATCAATTAGGGGGATGAGATCATCCGAATTTTGCTTGCATCCAGCTGGGGATACACCCACTTCGTGCCGACTATTTGATGCCATTCAAAGTCTTTGTATACCTGTTATTGTCAGCGACAACATCGAACTCCCATTTGAAGGCACGGTGGATTATACGGAATTTTCAGTTTTCGTGGCGGTTGCCGATGCGCTGAAACCAAGCTGGTTAGTCAATCATCTCAAAAGCTTTTCGAAACAACAGAAAGACAGGTTTCGCCAAAACATGGCTCAGGTACAACCCATTTTTGTCTATGATAATGGTCATCCAGGTGGCATTGGACCAATACCTTTGGACGGTGCAGTGAATCATATCTGGAAGAAAGTTCATGAAAAGCTTCCCATAATTAAGGAAGCTATAATTCGCGAAAAAAGAAAACCTATTGGTGTTCTTGTTCCACGTAGGTGTCAATGTACTTGA